One region of Streptomyces capillispiralis genomic DNA includes:
- the eccD gene encoding type VII secretion integral membrane protein EccD, giving the protein MSTGALSRETAGGPKVLSRVTLVGERRRVDLVLPAREPVGLLLPEIMRLLDDRAEGRPASRQLVTVDGSALDHDSTLETAGVRDGAVLRLVRAEDAPPAPVVHDVTDVVAEDLGHRAWVWGPAARRVTSGAASVAWVIVAALFARARYDDSVVAGALLAAAGAAAVAGAVLGRVRRHGLAATLLCAAGGLGVPGVWSLVDAVGGSSAGALRLAGVAAVGVLVLALLGLFTPLGRGGVVGAGAVAATAVGWEALVALQSGAGTAEQQARVGAVLGVVCVVVLGVLPRLALMASGLSGLDDRRAGGVSVSRHQVSAALAAAHRGLVLATVTVAGSAAVAAVLALRDPSVWTVPLAALVAVVLALRARAFPLVAEVVVLLAAAAVVVVRLLTVWAERSSAAAPLAVFAVLAVLPLVVLAVRPAEHVRVRLRRAGDLLESVGVIALLPLLVGVFGVYGRLLDTFA; this is encoded by the coding sequence ATGTCTACGGGGGCCTTGAGCAGGGAAACGGCCGGGGGGCCGAAGGTGTTGAGCCGGGTCACGCTCGTCGGTGAGCGGCGCCGCGTCGACCTCGTGCTTCCGGCGCGGGAGCCGGTCGGGCTGCTGCTGCCCGAGATCATGCGGTTGCTGGACGACCGCGCGGAGGGGCGGCCCGCCTCGCGTCAGCTCGTCACGGTGGACGGCTCCGCGCTCGATCACGACAGCACACTGGAAACGGCGGGCGTCCGCGACGGCGCCGTGCTGCGTCTCGTCCGCGCGGAGGACGCCCCGCCCGCCCCGGTCGTGCACGACGTCACCGACGTGGTGGCGGAGGACCTCGGTCATCGGGCATGGGTGTGGGGGCCGGCCGCCCGGCGGGTCACGTCGGGTGCCGCGAGCGTGGCCTGGGTGATCGTCGCCGCCCTGTTCGCGCGTGCGCGGTACGACGACTCGGTGGTCGCCGGCGCGCTGCTCGCCGCCGCCGGTGCGGCCGCGGTCGCCGGCGCGGTCCTGGGGCGGGTGCGCAGGCACGGGCTCGCCGCGACCCTGCTGTGTGCCGCCGGCGGGCTCGGTGTGCCGGGCGTGTGGAGCCTGGTCGACGCCGTCGGCGGGTCCTCGGCGGGCGCTCTGCGGCTCGCCGGGGTGGCCGCCGTCGGCGTGCTGGTCCTCGCGCTGCTCGGGCTGTTCACGCCGCTGGGGCGGGGCGGGGTCGTGGGCGCCGGTGCCGTGGCCGCGACCGCCGTCGGCTGGGAGGCCCTCGTCGCCCTGCAGTCCGGCGCCGGGACGGCGGAGCAGCAGGCGCGGGTCGGGGCCGTCCTCGGCGTCGTCTGCGTGGTGGTGCTCGGGGTGCTGCCCCGGCTCGCGCTGATGGCGTCCGGGCTCTCGGGGCTCGACGACCGCCGGGCCGGGGGTGTCTCCGTCAGCCGCCACCAGGTGTCCGCCGCCCTTGCCGCCGCCCATCGCGGTCTGGTGCTCGCCACGGTCACCGTGGCCGGGTCGGCCGCCGTGGCCGCCGTACTGGCGCTGCGGGACCCTTCCGTGTGGACGGTGCCGCTGGCCGCGCTCGTCGCGGTGGTGCTGGCCCTGCGGGCCCGGGCGTTCCCGCTGGTCGCCGAGGTGGTCGTACTGCTGGCCGCCGCGGCGGTCGTCGTCGTGCGGTTGCTGACGGTGTGGGCGGAGCGGTCGTCGGCCGCGGCACCGCTGGCCGTCTTCGCCGTGCTCGCGGTCCTGCCGCTCGTCGTGCTCGCCGTGCGGCCGGCCGAGCATGTACGGGTCCGGCTGCGGCGGGCCGGTGATCTGCTCGAATCGGTGGGGGTCATCGCGCTGCTGCCCCTGCTCGTCGGCGTGTTCGGTGTGTACGGGCGACTGCTCGACACCTTCGCTTAG
- a CDS encoding dihydrodipicolinate synthase family protein, which produces MTLHLPDANGTLRAYEPRTEPLALHPASAFTSRTVFSAAHVVADPYADVSPDSPAAVDWDATLAFRRHLWSHGLGVAEAMDTAQRGMGLDWAGAAELIRRSAAEADAVGGRIACGVGTDQLTAGTLTEVRAAYEEQLAVVEESGAQAILMASRALAATARGPEDYLEVYGHLLRQAAEPVILHWLGPMFDPALEGYWGSADLDTATDTFLEVIAAHPDKVDGIKVSLLDARREVDLRRRLPHGVRCYTGDDFHYPELIAGDEQGFSHALLGIFDPLGPLAAEAVRVLDTGNTDGFRALLDPTVALSRHLFQAPTRFYKTGVVFLAWLAGHQSHFTMVGGLQSARSLPHFARAYELADGLGLFPDPKLAEDRMRTLLDLYGVTP; this is translated from the coding sequence GTGACCCTCCACCTCCCCGACGCGAACGGCACCCTGCGCGCCTACGAGCCCCGCACCGAGCCCCTCGCCCTCCACCCCGCAAGCGCTTTCACCTCCCGTACGGTCTTCTCGGCCGCGCACGTGGTCGCCGACCCGTACGCGGACGTGTCGCCCGACTCGCCGGCGGCCGTCGACTGGGACGCCACCCTCGCCTTCCGCCGCCACCTGTGGTCCCACGGGCTCGGCGTCGCCGAGGCCATGGACACCGCCCAGCGCGGCATGGGCCTGGACTGGGCGGGCGCCGCCGAGCTGATCCGCCGCTCCGCCGCCGAGGCCGATGCGGTCGGCGGCCGCATCGCCTGCGGCGTCGGCACCGACCAGCTCACCGCCGGCACCCTCACCGAGGTGCGCGCCGCCTACGAGGAACAGCTAGCGGTCGTCGAGGAGTCCGGCGCGCAGGCCATCCTCATGGCCTCCCGCGCCCTCGCCGCCACCGCCCGCGGCCCCGAGGACTACCTGGAGGTCTACGGCCACCTGCTCCGCCAGGCCGCCGAACCGGTGATCCTGCACTGGCTCGGCCCCATGTTCGACCCGGCGCTGGAGGGCTACTGGGGCTCCGCCGACCTCGACACGGCCACCGACACCTTCCTCGAGGTCATCGCCGCCCACCCCGACAAGGTCGACGGCATCAAGGTCTCCCTGCTGGACGCCCGGCGCGAGGTCGACCTGCGCCGCCGCCTCCCGCACGGCGTGCGCTGCTACACCGGCGACGACTTCCACTACCCCGAGCTGATCGCGGGCGACGAACAGGGCTTCAGCCACGCCCTGCTCGGCATCTTCGACCCGCTCGGCCCGCTCGCCGCCGAGGCGGTCCGGGTCCTCGACACCGGGAACACGGACGGCTTCCGCGCCCTCCTCGACCCCACCGTCGCACTCTCCCGCCACCTCTTCCAGGCACCCACCCGCTTCTACAAGACGGGCGTGGTGTTCCTGGCCTGGCTGGCCGGCCACCAGAGCCACTTCACCATGGTCGGCGGCCTGCAGTCGGCGCGCTCCCTGCCGCACTTCGCCCGCGCCTACGAACTCGCCGACGGCCTCGGCCTGTTCCCCGACCCCAAGCTCGCCGAGGACCGCATGAGGACCCTGCTCGACCTGTACGGAGTGACCCCGTGA
- a CDS encoding sugar phosphate isomerase/epimerase family protein: MTVKQLPLPELVDACRELGVPGVGLWREPVQAYGVEATAKLVRDAGLTVTTLCRGGFLTATDAGERAAALADNRRAVDEAAALGTDTLVLVSGGLPAGSKDLHGARERIADALAELGPYAEDHGVRLAIEPLHPMFASDRCVVSTLAQALDLAERFPAHQVGVTVDTYHIWWDDTAPAQIARAGAQGRIHTFQLADWITPLPEGVLNGRGQIGDGAVDMREWKGYVDAAGYTGAIEVELFNDTLWARDGRALLAETAARFAEHAG, from the coding sequence ATGACGGTCAAGCAGCTCCCGCTGCCCGAACTCGTCGACGCCTGCCGCGAACTGGGCGTACCGGGCGTCGGCCTGTGGCGCGAGCCGGTCCAGGCGTACGGCGTGGAGGCCACCGCGAAGCTGGTGCGCGACGCGGGCCTGACGGTGACCACGCTGTGCCGCGGCGGATTCCTCACCGCGACCGACGCCGGTGAGCGGGCCGCCGCCCTGGCCGACAACCGGCGGGCCGTCGACGAGGCGGCCGCACTCGGCACCGACACCCTGGTCCTGGTCTCCGGCGGCCTGCCCGCCGGCTCCAAGGACCTGCACGGCGCCCGGGAGCGCATCGCGGACGCCCTCGCCGAACTCGGCCCCTACGCCGAGGACCACGGAGTGAGGCTGGCCATCGAGCCGCTCCACCCCATGTTCGCCTCCGACCGGTGCGTGGTCTCGACGCTCGCCCAGGCCCTGGACCTGGCGGAACGCTTCCCCGCCCACCAGGTCGGCGTCACCGTCGACACGTACCACATCTGGTGGGACGACACCGCGCCCGCGCAGATCGCCCGCGCCGGCGCCCAGGGCCGCATCCACACCTTCCAGCTCGCCGACTGGATCACCCCGCTGCCCGAGGGGGTCCTCAACGGCCGCGGCCAGATCGGCGACGGCGCGGTCGACATGCGGGAGTGGAAGGGGTACGTGGACGCGGCCGGCTACACCGGCGCCATCGAGGTCGAGCTGTTCAACGACACGCTGTGGGCCCGCGACGGACGCGCACTCCTCGCCGAGACGGCGGCACGGTTCGCCGAGCACGCGGGATGA
- a CDS encoding type VII secretion protein, whose protein sequence is MSGARAADEPAPERPATPSVPARDPRLPASPAPDSAPTLDPRLLLALGRPLHGDSVTRRTGRALRKLTSSVTQDVAEQTRIARELQQPVTTGRVVAVTSIRGGVGKSTVSALLGRTLNHYRHDPVLTLEADTALGTLPVRMGAEAVRWTCADLAPILHPSMQLTDVTGYLVPVSDGGWLLPASRGQVGPPLDMTSYRKVTLALRRYFAVTVADCETLPGEVARTAMDTAHARVVVAPTTAEGVGATRQVLDWLARLPHSALATTVVALVSNTPDTLLDDRTAAGHLKEAGVTVVTVPYDRHLAGGGPIRTDLLAHATRQAVLRLAAEVMGRAVRVR, encoded by the coding sequence GTGTCCGGTGCCCGGGCCGCCGACGAGCCGGCACCGGAGCGGCCCGCGACGCCCTCCGTCCCCGCCCGTGACCCCCGCCTCCCCGCGTCCCCCGCGCCCGACTCCGCCCCCACCCTCGATCCCCGTCTCCTCCTCGCCCTGGGACGCCCCCTGCACGGCGACTCCGTGACCCGGCGCACGGGGAGGGCCCTGCGCAAGCTCACCTCGTCCGTGACCCAGGACGTCGCCGAACAGACCCGGATCGCCCGCGAGTTGCAGCAGCCCGTCACCACGGGCCGGGTGGTGGCGGTCACCTCCATCCGTGGCGGTGTCGGCAAGTCCACCGTCTCCGCGCTGCTCGGGCGCACCCTCAACCACTACCGGCACGACCCGGTGCTGACCCTGGAGGCGGACACCGCGCTGGGCACCCTGCCGGTGCGCATGGGGGCGGAGGCGGTGCGCTGGACGTGCGCCGATCTCGCGCCGATCCTCCACCCGTCCATGCAACTGACCGACGTCACCGGCTATCTGGTGCCGGTGTCGGACGGCGGCTGGCTGCTGCCCGCCAGCCGGGGGCAGGTCGGTCCCCCGCTCGACATGACGTCGTACCGCAAGGTGACGCTCGCGCTGCGCCGCTACTTCGCCGTGACCGTGGCCGACTGCGAGACGCTGCCCGGCGAGGTGGCCCGTACGGCCATGGACACCGCGCACGCCCGGGTGGTGGTCGCGCCGACCACCGCGGAGGGCGTCGGCGCCACCCGTCAGGTGCTGGACTGGCTGGCCCGGCTGCCGCATTCCGCGCTGGCCACGACGGTCGTGGCACTGGTGTCGAACACCCCCGACACGCTCCTCGACGACCGGACGGCCGCGGGGCACCTCAAGGAGGCCGGAGTCACCGTCGTCACCGTGCCGTACGACCGTCATCTGGCCGGCGGCGGCCCCATCCGCACCGATCTCCTGGCGCATGCCACGCGGCAGGCCGTCCTGCGGCTGGCCGCCGAGGTGATGGGGCGCGCGGTGAGGGTGCGATGA
- a CDS encoding DUF6177 family protein — translation MTKDVIALTPKMPDTWALLAGLYAGGPEAAVTAGSAGAVLRLCAPDGRPLVSVEAPLLVQVPGEAERLLGREVPVPFWWTEARASGAVPGAERLAGSVCGRLALLLGGSTWPESAADTGVVDVRTAVAPDDGQPVVDVLTDSTAVVLYDRPVLALTTWLSEVLRDTAASDRALQIVTPPHVRLSAPARATLLQVPNRWVVQDPAQGYYDGLSGAVLRWQDGMFTPVPGEDGTVPVAEAFGRTAPSGDRQLVVAFRTTLPAHEDTVLGEALETAWRALTGAAPTGWGTAEPVNLPWSPRRLTGLARDRAPEPTHLIVTGHPDRPALAWIRVTRTTAGVEQDVTLTLGYGEDEEPPLEAIEPLAGRLVAEHGLTTMLASVRRASRDLTTAPVLQAPPVPVAFTLGARDVRGIGLTHARRPPVAVRPVVLGPASEPALHYPLGDGSDAGALVELRRLGAHLRAGVPGSGAEV, via the coding sequence GTGACCAAGGACGTCATCGCCCTGACCCCGAAGATGCCGGACACCTGGGCCCTGCTGGCCGGCCTGTACGCGGGCGGGCCCGAGGCGGCCGTGACCGCCGGGTCCGCGGGCGCGGTGCTGCGGCTGTGCGCCCCGGACGGCAGGCCCCTGGTGTCCGTGGAGGCCCCGCTGCTGGTCCAGGTCCCCGGGGAGGCCGAACGGCTGCTCGGGCGGGAGGTGCCCGTGCCGTTCTGGTGGACCGAGGCCCGGGCCTCCGGCGCCGTGCCCGGGGCCGAGCGGCTGGCGGGATCGGTGTGCGGGCGGCTCGCCCTGCTGCTGGGCGGCAGCACCTGGCCCGAGTCGGCGGCGGACACCGGGGTCGTGGACGTGCGTACGGCCGTCGCGCCCGACGACGGACAGCCGGTCGTGGACGTCCTCACCGACAGCACGGCCGTCGTCCTGTACGACCGGCCCGTCCTGGCCCTGACCACCTGGCTCTCCGAGGTGCTGCGCGACACCGCCGCGTCGGACCGTGCCCTGCAGATCGTCACCCCGCCGCACGTCCGGCTCAGTGCCCCGGCCCGCGCCACGCTCCTCCAGGTACCCAACCGCTGGGTGGTCCAGGACCCGGCACAGGGCTACTACGACGGCCTGTCGGGGGCGGTGCTGCGCTGGCAGGACGGGATGTTCACGCCCGTGCCCGGGGAGGACGGCACGGTCCCGGTCGCCGAGGCGTTCGGCCGGACGGCCCCGTCGGGCGACCGGCAGCTCGTCGTGGCGTTCCGTACGACGCTCCCCGCGCACGAAGACACCGTCCTGGGGGAAGCGCTCGAGACGGCCTGGCGTGCGCTCACCGGCGCGGCGCCGACCGGGTGGGGCACCGCGGAACCGGTCAACCTGCCCTGGTCGCCGCGCCGGCTGACCGGCCTGGCCCGTGACCGGGCCCCCGAGCCGACCCATCTGATCGTGACCGGACACCCCGACCGGCCCGCGCTGGCGTGGATCCGGGTCACACGGACCACCGCCGGTGTCGAGCAGGACGTGACGCTCACCCTCGGGTACGGGGAGGACGAGGAACCGCCCCTGGAGGCGATCGAGCCCCTCGCCGGGCGTCTCGTCGCGGAGCACGGGCTGACGACGATGCTGGCCTCGGTGCGGCGGGCCTCCCGTGACCTCACCACGGCGCCCGTGCTCCAGGCGCCGCCCGTCCCGGTGGCCTTCACGCTCGGTGCGCGGGACGTGCGGGGCATCGGGCTCACCCATGCCCGCCGCCCGCCCGTCGCGGTACGGCCGGTCGTCCTGGGGCCCGCCTCCGAGCCGGCCCTGCACTACCCGCTGGGCGACGGGTCGGACGCCGGTGCCCTGGTCGAGCTGCGCCGTCTGGGGGCGCATCTGCGGGCCGGTGTGCCGGGCTCGGGGGCGGAGGTCTGA
- the eccCa gene encoding type VII secretion protein EccCa, protein MTLRIVHRPARSTRPPEPARPRTVEAPPNLPEGKTGNAATALLPMAGVMGSVVMMTVIRNSRFAVVGAIVLVFALLGAVALFLSQRGKAQRTRRTQRERYLEYLEELREELGAAERGLRDAERELNPAPEALYDLVRDPARLWERRRRDADFLRVRIGLGDVPVREPAIQQSGAGGVLTPPDPFMLNEARALQRRFATAADMPLTVPLDRAGNVSVVGDREDVLRVARALLVQTAVTHAPDDVALALAVPGERLAEWEWAKWLPHVLDPQAHDGPVAARRIAPDLRQLAGVLRHELGRQSAYAAEVRRGLADRNALRLAGRLLVVVDAHGEPAAELPRPDSAVGLPDMGVTVLHLLQEQVHEPDEVSVRITVHGERVVVEDLRRPADEGTTAPVTAAEGTVDPITAAGAEGLARLLAPLRLSPESAAEGSPVTGPVDFPALLGITDPADPDLSTLWKPRGERDFLRVPIGVTDRHEPVLLDLKESSQLGMGPHGLCVGATGSGKSELLRTLVLALAATHSPEQLALVLVDYKGGATFAPFAELPHTAGMITNLENQAGLVERVHTSLAGEVTRRQQVLKDAGNVADIGHYAELRATRRPDLEPLPHLFVVIDEFGELLTAKPDFIDLFLSIGRIGRSIGVHLLLSSQRIEGGRLKGLDTYLSYRLGLRTFSADESRTVLDTTDAFHLPPLPGFGYLKVDTSTYERFKAGYVSGAHRGPTAREQGGEEPLALPYPAYNTAERTEEPAEEPAATRRETGPTVLSLMVGRLAGAAPAVRRIWLPPLPDAVTLDAAAGPARVSEHGLHLARATGGMRVPLGVLDDPARQWQGQWVLDLTTAGGHVAVIGGPQSGKTTLLRTLVLSLAVTHTPRDVAVYGLDLVGGGLSATAALPHVGGIAVRADRERAARTVAEVRAMLDERETVFREHGIDSVDQLRRLRAQGRLPQLGSTDVVLVIDGFGALRDDFADLDEPVADLLKRGGGYGIHVVAGMLRWNDVRIATQSLFGTRVELRLNDPADSSVDRKLSETLSPDVPGRVLTDGKLFAQAALPRIDGSPTTGDLGPALDEAARTVHATWHGEPAAPVRVLPARLPAARLPSPAAEPRRIPLGLDQDALAPVLLDLFGGDQHLLVLGDNECGKTNLLKLIVAGLVERYSDDELVFGVFDPRRGLRGVVPEPYRGGYAHNATLAAALSEGIAAELRKRLPETADPDAPETGEPAFRGPRIVILVDDYDILTTAGQQPLAPFLPYVSSAQDIGLHFVLARRAAGASRALYEPLLTTLRETGTTALVMTGDRTEGQLFPGLYASAQPPGRGTLVRRGRQHRLVQTALAGAEQEEEQS, encoded by the coding sequence GTGACCCTGAGAATCGTCCACCGGCCCGCCCGCAGCACCCGGCCCCCGGAACCCGCCCGGCCCCGTACGGTCGAGGCGCCGCCCAACCTGCCCGAGGGGAAGACCGGCAACGCGGCCACCGCCCTGCTGCCGATGGCCGGCGTCATGGGCTCCGTGGTCATGATGACCGTGATCCGCAACAGCCGGTTCGCGGTGGTCGGTGCCATCGTGCTGGTCTTCGCGCTGCTGGGCGCGGTGGCGCTGTTCCTGTCGCAGCGCGGCAAGGCGCAGCGCACCCGGCGCACCCAGCGTGAGCGCTACCTGGAGTACCTGGAGGAGCTGCGGGAGGAACTCGGCGCCGCGGAGCGGGGGCTGCGGGACGCGGAGCGTGAGCTGAACCCGGCGCCGGAGGCGCTGTACGACCTGGTGCGGGACCCCGCCCGGCTGTGGGAGCGGCGCCGCCGGGACGCCGACTTCCTGCGGGTGCGGATCGGTCTCGGTGACGTACCGGTGCGGGAGCCGGCGATCCAGCAGAGCGGCGCCGGCGGGGTGCTGACGCCGCCGGACCCGTTCATGCTCAACGAGGCGCGCGCCCTGCAGCGCCGGTTCGCCACCGCCGCCGACATGCCCTTGACCGTGCCGCTGGACCGCGCCGGGAACGTCAGCGTCGTCGGCGACCGGGAGGACGTCCTGCGGGTCGCCCGCGCCCTGCTGGTGCAGACGGCGGTGACGCACGCCCCCGACGACGTCGCGCTCGCCCTGGCCGTGCCCGGCGAGCGGCTGGCCGAGTGGGAGTGGGCGAAGTGGCTGCCCCACGTGCTGGATCCGCAGGCGCACGACGGTCCGGTGGCCGCCCGTCGCATCGCGCCCGATCTCCGGCAGCTGGCCGGGGTGCTCCGGCACGAGCTGGGCCGGCAGTCCGCGTACGCGGCGGAGGTGCGGCGCGGGCTCGCCGACCGGAACGCGCTGCGGCTGGCGGGCCGGCTGCTGGTGGTCGTCGACGCCCACGGCGAGCCGGCCGCCGAACTCCCGCGCCCGGACTCGGCCGTCGGCCTGCCGGACATGGGGGTCACCGTGCTGCACCTGCTCCAGGAGCAGGTCCACGAGCCCGACGAGGTGAGCGTGCGCATCACCGTCCACGGCGAACGGGTGGTCGTCGAGGACCTGCGGCGTCCCGCCGACGAGGGCACCACCGCACCGGTCACCGCCGCCGAGGGCACCGTCGACCCGATCACCGCGGCCGGGGCGGAGGGCCTCGCCCGGCTGCTGGCCCCGCTGCGGCTGTCCCCGGAGTCCGCCGCCGAGGGAAGCCCCGTCACCGGGCCGGTCGACTTCCCCGCGCTCCTCGGCATCACCGATCCCGCCGACCCCGACCTGTCCACGCTGTGGAAGCCCCGCGGCGAACGCGACTTCCTCCGCGTGCCCATCGGCGTCACCGACCGTCACGAGCCGGTCCTGCTGGACCTGAAGGAGTCCTCCCAACTCGGCATGGGCCCGCACGGACTGTGCGTGGGCGCGACCGGTTCGGGCAAGAGCGAACTGCTGCGCACCCTCGTCCTCGCCCTGGCCGCCACCCACTCCCCCGAGCAACTGGCGCTCGTCCTGGTCGACTACAAGGGCGGCGCCACCTTCGCCCCCTTCGCCGAACTCCCCCACACCGCCGGGATGATCACCAACCTGGAGAACCAGGCCGGTCTCGTCGAACGCGTCCACACCAGCCTCGCCGGCGAGGTCACACGCCGCCAGCAGGTCCTGAAGGACGCCGGCAACGTCGCCGACATCGGTCACTACGCCGAGCTGCGCGCGACGCGGAGGCCTGACCTCGAACCGCTGCCGCACCTGTTCGTCGTCATCGACGAGTTCGGTGAACTCCTCACCGCCAAGCCCGACTTCATCGACCTGTTCCTGTCCATCGGCCGCATCGGCCGCTCCATCGGCGTCCATCTGCTGCTGTCCAGCCAGCGCATCGAGGGCGGCAGGCTCAAGGGCCTGGACACCTACCTGTCGTACCGGCTGGGCCTGCGGACCTTCTCCGCCGACGAGTCCCGCACCGTCCTCGACACCACCGACGCCTTCCACCTGCCGCCCCTGCCCGGATTCGGCTACCTCAAGGTCGACACCTCCACCTACGAACGGTTCAAGGCCGGGTACGTCTCCGGCGCCCACCGCGGCCCGACGGCGCGCGAGCAGGGGGGCGAGGAGCCGCTCGCCCTGCCCTACCCGGCGTACAACACCGCGGAGCGGACCGAGGAGCCGGCGGAGGAACCCGCCGCCACCCGGCGGGAGACCGGCCCGACCGTCCTGTCCCTCATGGTCGGCCGGCTCGCCGGCGCCGCCCCCGCCGTGCGCCGTATCTGGCTGCCCCCGCTGCCCGACGCCGTCACCCTGGACGCCGCCGCCGGGCCGGCCCGGGTCTCCGAGCACGGACTGCACCTGGCGCGCGCCACCGGCGGGATGCGGGTGCCGCTCGGCGTGCTCGACGACCCGGCCCGCCAGTGGCAGGGCCAGTGGGTGCTGGACCTGACCACGGCCGGCGGTCACGTGGCCGTGATCGGCGGCCCCCAGTCCGGCAAGACCACGCTGCTGCGGACCCTCGTGCTGTCCCTGGCGGTCACCCATACGCCCCGCGACGTCGCCGTGTACGGCCTGGACCTGGTCGGTGGCGGCCTGTCGGCGACGGCCGCCCTGCCGCACGTCGGCGGGATCGCCGTGCGGGCCGACCGCGAGCGCGCGGCCCGCACGGTGGCCGAGGTGCGCGCCATGCTCGACGAACGGGAGACGGTGTTCCGGGAGCACGGCATCGACTCCGTCGACCAGCTCCGCCGGCTCCGCGCCCAGGGCCGGCTGCCACAGCTCGGCTCCACCGACGTCGTCCTCGTGATCGACGGCTTCGGCGCGCTGCGCGACGACTTCGCCGACCTCGACGAGCCGGTCGCCGACCTGCTGAAGCGGGGCGGCGGCTACGGCATCCACGTGGTGGCGGGCATGCTGCGCTGGAACGACGTCCGCATCGCCACCCAGTCGCTCTTCGGCACCCGCGTCGAGCTGCGCCTGAACGACCCCGCCGACTCCTCCGTCGACCGCAAGCTCTCCGAGACCCTCTCGCCGGACGTGCCCGGCCGGGTGCTCACCGACGGCAAGCTGTTCGCGCAGGCCGCCCTGCCCCGTATCGACGGCTCGCCCACGACCGGCGACCTGGGCCCGGCCCTCGACGAGGCGGCCCGGACCGTCCACGCCACCTGGCACGGCGAACCCGCCGCCCCGGTGCGGGTGCTGCCGGCCCGGCTGCCGGCGGCCCGGCTGCCCTCGCCGGCCGCCGAACCGCGGCGGATACCCCTCGGCCTCGACCAGGACGCCCTCGCCCCCGTGCTGCTCGACCTCTTCGGCGGCGACCAGCACCTGCTGGTCCTCGGCGACAACGAGTGCGGCAAGACGAACCTGCTGAAACTGATCGTCGCCGGGCTCGTCGAGCGGTACTCCGACGACGAGCTGGTCTTCGGTGTCTTCGACCCGCGCCGCGGCCTGCGCGGCGTCGTCCCGGAGCCGTACCGGGGCGGCTACGCCCACAACGCCACGCTCGCCGCCGCCCTCTCCGAGGGCATCGCCGCCGAACTGCGGAAGCGGCTGCCGGAGACCGCCGACCCGGACGCGCCCGAGACCGGCGAACCCGCCTTCCGGGGCCCGCGGATCGTCATCCTCGTCGACGACTACGACATCCTCACCACCGCCGGACAGCAGCCCCTCGCCCCCTTCCTGCCGTACGTGTCCTCCGCGCAGGACATCGGGCTGCACTTCGTCCTGGCGCGGCGCGCCGCGGGAGCCTCCCGCGCGCTGTACGAGCCGCTGCTGACCACCCTGCGCGAGACGGGCACCACCGCCCTGGTGATGACCGGCGACCGCACCGAGGGACAGCTCTTCCCCGGCCTGTACGCCTCCGCGCAGCCGCCCGGGCGCGGCACCCTGGTCCGCCGCGGCCGGCAGCACCGCCTCGTCCAGACCGCCCTCGCCGGAGCCGAGCAGGAGGAGGAGCAGTCGTGA
- a CDS encoding immunity 49 family protein — protein sequence MSSASLQTLDDPTADKLETWEAWVMAMQVGSALFASATAPEGSTVECVIGHEVRTIPAVGITHFVDAGTWLEAFWLAVVCRDQVRVTQLCEVPVETLRASGAVFEEYIYHWVDVLQTYWLERPGLGDKLVAAFEGTDPDRLRFLDRETMLKVLYPPINLFYRFLGGDADQFNAALVQALELHKEYWTANEEREESGDGDIPLAILAITCLAHDAGRPVEVESEYLPEHLLKRSWLGEFPT from the coding sequence GTGTCCAGCGCCAGCCTGCAGACGCTGGACGATCCCACCGCCGACAAACTGGAGACGTGGGAAGCCTGGGTCATGGCGATGCAGGTCGGGTCCGCCCTGTTCGCCTCGGCGACCGCTCCCGAGGGCTCCACCGTCGAGTGCGTGATCGGCCACGAGGTGCGGACGATCCCCGCCGTGGGGATCACGCATTTCGTGGACGCGGGTACCTGGCTGGAGGCCTTCTGGCTGGCGGTCGTCTGCCGGGACCAGGTGCGGGTGACCCAGTTGTGCGAGGTGCCGGTCGAGACGCTGCGGGCCTCCGGCGCCGTCTTCGAGGAGTACATCTACCACTGGGTCGACGTCCTCCAGACGTACTGGCTGGAGCGGCCGGGACTCGGGGACAAGCTCGTCGCCGCGTTCGAGGGGACCGACCCCGACCGGCTGCGTTTCCTCGACCGCGAGACCATGCTCAAGGTCCTGTATCCGCCGATCAATCTGTTCTACCGCTTCCTCGGCGGGGACGCGGATCAGTTCAACGCGGCCTTGGTCCAGGCACTGGAGCTTCACAAGGAGTACTGGACGGCGAACGAGGAGCGGGAGGAATCCGGTGACGGCGACATCCCTCTCGCGATCCTCGCCATCACCTGCCTCGCCCACGACGCCGGACGGCCCGTCGAGGTCGAGTCGGAGTATCTGCCCGAGCACCTGCTCAAGCGGAGCTGGCTGGGAGAGTTCCCCACGTGA